GATGACCCGCGCCCGGGAGGAGGCGATGCCGGCCTCGGTGAAGGCCCGCTTCGCGGCCCGCTGATGCTCGATCTCGGTGTCGACCGTGGTCAGCACGCCTTCGGGATGCATGCCCTCCAGCAGCCACAGCCCGGACACCCCGGTGCCGGTCCCGACCTCGACGACCGCGCGGGCGTCGATCGCCGCCGCGAGCAGCCGCAACGCCGCGCCGGCGCCGGTCGACACCGGCTCGACGCCGAGCTCGTCGGCCCGCTGGCGGGCGGAGGCGGTGACGGGGTGCTCGGTCACGAAGGACTCGGCGTAGGTGCGGCTCGCGGCGTTGGTCATGTCCCTCAGCCTAGCGAGCGGCCATGGGCAGCCCGGGCAACGACGCGAGTGGGGTTGCCATCCTATGAGGTTGCTGTGCATCCGATGCTTTGACGGCGCTGGTACGTCTGGTGCGGCACAATTGAGGCCACCAGCCGCCGTCCGCAAGGAGCAAGCACCCTCATGACCCAGCCGACCGCACCGGCCCCCGTCGCGCACAGCGCCGCCGAAGGGGAGTGGGTAGCACCGTCGTGGGACCAGATCGTGCGCGAGCACTCCGCTCGCGTGTACCGCCTCGCCTACCGGCTGTCGGGAAACCAGCAGGACGCCGAGGACCTCACCCAGGAGACGTTCATCCGGGTGTTCCGGTCGCTGGCGAGCTACCAGCCCGGCACCTTCGAGGGGTGGATGCACCGCATCACCACCAACCTGTTCCTGGACATGGCGCGGCGCCGCCAGCGGATCCGCTTCGACAACCTGTCCGACGAGGCCGAGCGGTTGCCCGGCACGCACGCCGACCCGGTGTCGACGTTCGACCACAACAACATCGACGCCGACGTGCAGGCCGCGCTGGCCGATCTCCCACCGGACTTTCGGGCGGCCGTCGTACTGTGTGACATCGAAGGTCTGTCGTACGAGGAGATCGCTACGACCTTGGGAATCAAGCTCGGCACGGTGCGCAGCCGCATCCACCGCGGCCGCCTGCAGCTGCGGGAGGCCCTGGCGCATCGCTCGCCGGACGCGGTCCGAGCAGGAGGGGCGGAGTGAAGCATTCGGAGACCCACCTGTCGACGGAGGCGATCTCGGCCTACGTCGACGGTGAGCTGACCGACCCGGCTCGCGGACGGGCCGCCCGGCACGTCCAGAGCTGCTTCGAGTGCGCCTACGCCGTCGGCGTCCAGCAGCAGGCCAAGGAGTCCCTGCGCCAGGACAACGGCGAGGTTCCGGTGCCCAGCACGCTGCTGAGCCGGCTCGGGCAGATCCCGTTCTCGGCAGACCTCGGGCCGGGCTCGCTCGACGAGGTCGGGCTGTACGCCGACGAGGCGGGCCGCTTCCAGTTCCGCGTCGCGGCTCCCGCCGATTCCCAGGAGACGACGCGAACCACCTTCGCCGGGCGCAAGGGGCGCAGCTTTCGCAGCGGCGCCGCCGCCGTCGCGCTCGTGAGCGTCGTGGCCACCCCGATCGGCGCCCAGCAGTCCGGGCATGCGGGTGCGCGAGGGCACCAGATGCAGGTCGGCAACGTCCTACCCCGGCACACGGATCAGGCCCAGGCACCGCTGGCCCGCTAGGGTCATCCCTGATCGACCCGCCGAAAAGGACTGTGATTGATGTCGAACGACGGCCCGCGCCCCGACGAGGCCTCGGACTCGTCACGCCCTGACGATGGCGTGAGCCGGCTCCCCGCGGAGGACCACGCGCCGTACGCGCGACCGGTCGGCGTACCCGACGGCTTCGCGCGCGATGACCGACCGGCACCGCGGATGCCCGCGCCGCAGCCCGCCCCGCCGTCGCCCGGCGAGCAGCAGGCATTCGGGCGACCCGACGGCACCTCCGGGGGTTTCGTGCGTCGTCCCGGCACGCCTCCCCAGCCACGTCCGGCGCCCACCCCGCCGCCGGCGGTCGCGCAGGCGTTCGGTCGCCCCCCGGGCACGACCGGTGGCTTCTGGGCCCAGCGGCCGCCGTTCCAGGACCGCCGCTACACCCAGGCCGAGCCGCCGGTGCCGTACCAGCGGGCGTTCGGCCGGCCGGCCGGCAGCGCGACCGACCTGCAGCGTGCGCCGGGCGCCACGCCGTACCAGGGCGGTGAGCTGCCCGCGCGGACCTGGTGGGAGGAGGCGCCGCGCGACCCGTGGCGCGACCCCGCGGCCGACGCGGCGCTCGCGCCGGCACCGCCGCTGGCCGACGGGCACGACCCCGCCGCCGACGGCGCGGTCGAGCTCGACAAGAAGCGGCGCCGGCGGATCCGGCTCGGCGACGTCCCGGTGCGCATCGCCGCGACCCTCGCCGTCGTCGCCCTGCTGCTCGGCGTCGCCGGGGGGATGGCCGGCTACTTCCTCGGCAAGGCCGCGTCGCAGACCGTCCTGACCAAGGCGCAGCCGCAGTACAACGACGTCGACAACTCCAAGAAGCCCAGCACCGTCGGCGAGATCGCGAACAAGGTCTCGCCGAGCGTCGTGTCCATCGAGGTGCGGGTCGGCAACAGCGGCGGCACCGGCTCGGGGGTCGTGGTCGAGGCGGACGGCTACATCCTCACCAACAACCACGTGATCTCGATGGCCGCGACCGACCAGTCCGGGCAGGCGAAGATCAGCGTGTACTTCGTCGACGGCAGCATCAGCCCGGCCACGATCGTCGGGCGCGACCCCAAGGCCGACCTCGCCGTCATCAAGGTCGACAAGCCCGGCCTCGTGCCGGTCGACATCGGCAAGTCCCAGAACGTCCACGTCGGAGACGAGGTCGTCGCCTTCGGCTCGCCGCTGGGGCTGGCCGGCACGGTCACCTCGGGCATCGTCTCGGCGCTCGACCGCCCCATGCACCTGTCGGGCGAGGGCGCCGACAGCGACGCCTACGTGCTGGCCGTGCAGACCGACGCGTCGATCAACCCCGGCAACTCCGGCGGCGCCCTCGTCGACTCGCAGGGCGCGCTGATCGGGATCAACAGCGCGATCGCCAGCTTCTCCAGCGGCTCGGGCCAGGCCGGCAGCATCGGCCTGGGCTTCGCCATCCCGGTCGACTACGCGATGAGCGTCGCCGACGCGTTGATCAAGGGGGAGAAGCCGCAGCACGGCAGCCTCGGGATCAACGCCCAGTCGGTGTCCGACGGGACCACCGACGGCGTCCTCGTCGTGCGTGCGGACGCCGGCTCGCCGGCGGCCAAGGCGGGCATCAAGGAGAAGGACGTGATCATCGAGGCGGCCGGCGTCCGGGTCGGCTCCGTCGAGGACGTCAACGCCGTCGCGTACACCCACAAGCCGGGCGAGAAGGTCACGCTGAAGGTGATCTCGGGCGGGTCGGAGAAGACGGTCGAGGTCACCCTCGGCAGCGCCTGAGCCGCCCGGCCGACCGCTGGGACCAACCTCACCGGCGCCTGCGGCCAGGCCCGGCGCGGGCCGCTGTTAGATTCGCAGGAAGCCATCTGCGGCGGTGATCAGCGCCCCCGCACCGCGGAATCCGTCACTGGGAGGACACGCTTCATGCGCAGTGCCAAAGACTTCTTCAAGCCCCTCGCCGTCGGGGCCCCGCAGCCGATCCGCGAGGTGCCGGCGCGACCGTCGCGCGCCGTCCACTTCTTCGACCCGAGCAACGAGAAGATGGCCGCGAAGATCCCGGCGATGGTCGGCACCGTCGACGTCCTGCTGGGCAACCTCGAGGACGCCGTGAAGGCCGACAACAAGGAAGCCGCGCGGATGGGCCTGGTGAAGATCGGCAAGAGCGTCGACTTCGGTGAGAACACCCAGCTGTGGACCCGGCTCAACAGCCTGGACTCCCCGTGGTTCCACGACGACATCACGACCCTGGTCGCGGAGATCGGCGACAAGCTCGACGTCGTCATGATCCCCAAGGTCGAGGGCGCCGAGGACATCCACTTCGTCGACCGGCTGCTCGCCCAGCTCGAGGCGAAGGCCGGCCTGAAGAAGCCGCTGCTGGTGCACGCGATCCTCGAGACGGCCCGCGGCATGGCCAACGTCGAGGAGATCTGCGCCGCGAGCCCGCGCATGCAGGGGCTCTCGCTCGGCCCGGCCGACCTGGCGGCCGACCGCCGCATGAAGACGACGCGGGTCGGCGGCGGGCACCCGGGCTACCTGGTGCGCCAGGACCCGGTCGACGGCAACATCGACGGCGACCGCACCATCTACCAGCAGGACCTGTGGCACTACACCATCGCCCGCATGGTCGACGCCTGCGCGATGAACGGGATCTTCCCGTACTACGGGCCGTTCGGTGACATCAAGGACACCGTCGCCTGCGAGGACCAGTTCCGCAACGCCTTCCTGCTGGGCTGCGTCGGCGCCTGGTCGCTGCACCCGGTGCAGATCGAGATCGCCAAGAAGGTGTTCAGCCCGACGGTCGAGGACGTCGCGCACGCCCGACGCGTGGTCGCCGCCATGGGCGACGGCACCGGAGCGGTCATGCTCGACGGCAAGATGGAGGACGACGCCTCCCTCAAGCAGTGCCAGGTGATCGTGAAGCTGGCCGAGCAGCTCGCCGCGCTGGATCCGGAGCTCGCCGCGAAGTACGCCACCGCCGGAGAGGACAAGTAGCCATGCCCGAGCAGATCTACCGCCCCCGCCGTTCGGTGCTGTACATGCCCTCGGCCAACGCCCGCGCGCTGGAGAAGGCGAAGGCGCTCCCGGCCGACGCGATCATCTTCGACCTCGAGGACGCCGTGGCACCGGATGCCAAGGAGGCCGCGCGCGACGCGGCCTGCGCCGCCGTCACCAGCGGCGAGTACGGCAACCGCGAGCTCACCATCCGGATCAACGGCATGGACACGCAGTGGCACGACGCCGACCTGGCGGCGGCCGCGGCCGCCGGCCCCGACGGGATCGTCGTGCCCAAGGTCGGCTCGGCCGACGAGGTACGCCGGCTCGTCGCGGCGCTCGAGGCGGCCGGCGCACCGGAGAAGACCAAGCTGTGGGCGATGGTCGAGACGCCGGCGGCGATGCTGTCCTGCCTCGGGATCGCCACGGCGTCCGACCGGCTCGCCGTGCTCGTGATGGGCACCAACGACCTGGCCAAGGAGCTGCACGCCGCGCACGTCCCCGGGCGCGCGCCGCTGCTCACCGGCCTGGGCCTGTGCCTGCTCGCCGCGCGCGCGGCGGGCAAGGTCATCCTGGACGGCGTGTACAACGACGTGAAGGACGCCGACGGCTTCGCGGCCGAGTGCCGGCAGGGCCAGCAGCTCGGCTTCGACGGCAAGACGCTGATCCACCCCAGCCAGGTCGAGCCGTGCAACGCGGTGTTCGCGCCGTCGCAGCAGGAGGTCGCCGAGGCCGAGGAGATCGTCCGCGTCTGGGACGAGACGCTCGCCGCCGGCAAGGGCGTCGCCACCGTCAACGGCCGGATGATCGAGAACCTGCACGTCGACAACGCCCGCCGGGTGCTCGACATCAACGCGGCCATCGCGGGGCTGCAGGCGTAGGCTGGCAGGGTGTTCAGCTCACTCGGGTGGCCGGAGATCGCCGTCCTGATCATCGTGGCCCTGTTCATCTTCGGGCCCGAGCGGCTGCCCGGCGCCGCGAAGCAGGCGGGTGAGGCGCTGCGCGGCCTGAAGAAGCAGGTCAGCGGCGCGAAGAAGCAGCTCAAGGACGAGTTCGGCGACTCCATGCCCGACTTCGACCGCGACATCCTCAACCCCAAGGCGTTCGTGCGCAAGCACCTGTGGGACGACGACGAGGCCGAGGCTCCCGCTCCGCGGCGGGTGGCCGCGACGCCCGCCGTGCAGGCACCGGAGCCGACCGGCCCGGCGCGGTTCGACTCCGAGGCGACCTGAGCCGCACGACGGCCCACCTCAGCACTGGCACCGACCTCAGCGCGACACCGAAAGCGGGCTTCGACGACGGAAGCGGGGAAGTTTCCCCGCTCTCGCCGACGAAGCCCGCTTCGTCGTTCGTGGGTGGCGCTACCGGCGGACCGGCGAGATGCCCAGTGACATGCCCGCGAGACCGCGCTGGCGGGTGGCCAGCCTGGTGGCGATGTCGTGCAGCGCCTGGCCGGCGCCCGAGGTCGGGTCGGAGAGCACCAGCGGCTTGCCGTCGTCGCCGCCCTCGCGCAGCCGGACGTCGAGCGGCACCTGGCCCAGCAGCGGCACCCGGGTGCCGGTCGTCTGGGTGAGCGAGTCGGCGACCGCCTGACCGCCGCCGGACCCGAACAGCTCGATCGGGTCGCCGCAGTGCGGGCAGGGGAACGCGGACATGTTCTCGATGACGCCGACGATCTGCTGATGGGTCTGGCCGGCGATCGCGCCGGCCCGCTCGGCGACCTCGCGGGCGGCGACCTGCGGGGTCGTGACGATGATCAGCTCGCTGCTCGGGAGCAGCTGGGCGATCGAGATCGCGACGTCGCCGGTGCCCGGCGGAAGGTCGAGCAGCAGGACGTCGAGGTCGCCCCAGTAGACGTCGGCGAGGAACTGCTGCAGCGCGCGGTGCAGCATCGGCCCGCGCCACACGACGGGCGCGTTGCCGGGGGTGAACATGCCCACCGAGATGACGGTGACGCCGTTGGCCTGCGGCGGCATGATCATGTTGTCGACCTGGGTGGGCTGCGTCGTCACGCCCAGCATGCGCGGCACCGAGTGGCCGTAGATGTCGGCGTCCACGACGCCCACCCGCAGCCCCTGCTGCGCCATCGCGACGGCGAGGTTGACGGTGACGCTCGACTTGCCCACGCCGCCCTTGCCCGAGGCCACGGCGTACACCCGGGTCAGCGAGCCCGGCTGCGCGAACGGGATGACCGCCTCGGGCTGGCCGCCGCGCAGCTGCTTGCGCAGCTCGGCGCGCTGCTCGTCGTTCATCACGTCGAAGTCGATCGACACATCGGTCACGCCGGGCACCGCGGCGACCGCCTTGGTGACATCGCCGGTGATCGTGTCGCGCATCGGGCAGCCCGCGACGGTCAGGTAGATACCGACGTCGACGCGGCCGTCGTCGGTGATGGCAACGTCCTTGACCATGCCGATATCGGTGATCGGACGCCGGATCTCCGGGTCGTTGACGGTGGCGAGCGCGGCATCGACGGCGGCGCGGTCGACTACGGAAGTCATGAACAGCCTCTGCGGTAGCGGATGAGCGAACATCCCATGCTACGTCGGGCCGCTCCGGAGGCTGCCGTCGGTGGACTTCTTCTTCGCGCCCTTGCCCTTCTTCGGGGTCTCGTCGGGCGTGCTGTCCGCGAGCATCCGCTGCAGCTCCGAGCGCACGAAGTCACGAGTGGCGACCTCGCCCATCGCCAGCCGCAGCGAGGCGAGCTCGCGGGCGATGAACTCGGTGTCGGCCTTCGCGGCCACCGCCCGGGACCGGTCGTCCTCCAGGGAGACCTTGTCGCGGGCCTCCTGCCGGTTCTGCGCCAGCAGGATCAGCGGGGCGGCGTACGCCGCCTGCGTCGAGAACGCCAGGTTCAGCAGGATGAACGGGTACGGGTCCCACCGCATGCTGACGACCGCGACGTTCAGGATGATCCACACGATCACGATGACCGTCTGGATCACCAGGTACCGGGTGGTGCCGAAGAACCGGGCGATGCTCTCGGCGCTGCGCCCCACGCTCTCGGCGTCCACCCGGATCCGCACGCCGCCGGACGTGCCGCCCGGGTCGGACAGGTCGGGGCGCCGGCCCGGACGCTCAGCCATCATGCTCGCGCCAGTCCTCGGGCAGCAGGTGGTCGAGCAGGTCGTCGACGGTCACCGCGCCGACCAGCCGGCCGGCCTCGTCGACGACGGGCGCCGCCACCAGGTTGTAGGTGGCGAAGTACCGCGTGATCTCCTGCAGGTCGGTGTCGGGCGCCAGCGGGTCGAGGTTGTCGTCGGTGATCGAGCCGACCTGCTCGAAGGGCGCCTCGCGCAGCAGCCGCTGGATGTGCACGACGCCGAGGAAGTGCCCGGTCGGCGCGGTGGACGGCGGCCGCGTGACGTACACCTGGGAGGCCAGCGCCGGGCTGAGCTCCTGGCGACGCACCCGCGCCAGCGCCTCGGCGATCGTGGTGTCCGGCGGCAGGATCACCGGCTCGGAGGTCATCACGCCGCCGGCCGTGTCGTCGCCGTACGACAGCAGCTGGCGCACCGGCGTGGCCTCGTCCGGCTCCATCAGGCCCAGCAGCCGCTCGCGTTCACCGGCCGGCAGCTCGCCGAGCAGGTCCGCCGCGTCGTCGGGGTCCATCTCCGACAGGACGTCGGCGGCCCGCTCGTCGTCGAGCCGGCCCAGGATCTCGCGCTGGTCGTCGTCCGGCAGCTCCTCCAGGACGTCGGCCAGCCGGTCGTCGTCCAGCGCCTCGGCGACCTCCTGGCGCCGCTCGTCGGGCAGGTCGCGGATGCGCGCGGCGACGTCGGCGGCGCGCTGGTCCTCGAGCTCCTCGAGCAGGGTCGCGGTGTCCTGCTTGCCGTAGCGGGTCATCACGCCGGACACCTCGTGCCAGTCGAGCTGGCGGACGTGGCCGCGGCTGAGCCGGTGCGACCGCTCGCGGACGGCGACCTTCGTGACCAGCCAGTCGCGGGTGCGGTTCTGCTCCATCGCCACGTCGACCAGCCACACGTGCGCGCCGCTGTCGCGCACCACGACCTGCCGATCGAGCAGCTGCGCGATCGCGAGCACCTCGTGCGGGCGCAGCTCGAACTTGCGCATGCTCACCGTGCCGGTCGACAGCCGCAGCGAGCTGTTGTCGGCGGTGACCATCTGGCTGATCGGCACGAACGACTGCCGCCCTCGGGTGATCTCCACAACGAGGCCGATGACCCGCGCCGGCGACCCGTCCGAGCGCTGCGTGAGCACGACGTCGCGCACCTTGCCGACGACGTCCCCGTCCGGGTCGAGGACCGTGAGGCCCGCGAGCCGGGTCAGATACACGCGGGAGGCAGTCATCACGGTGCCAGGTTACCGACAAGGCACAATGTCACCCATGCAGCGCGCCCCCGAGATCCCCGGACTGACCGACTTCGTGCAGGTCGGGCAGGGCGGGAACGGCGTGGTGTACCGCGCGACGCAGGGCCGGCTGCACCGCGTCGTCGCCGTCAAGCTGCTGACCGCGCGGCTGGACGACGCGGCCGCGGCTCGCTTCGCCCGCGAGGGCCGCGCCCTGGGTGCGGTGTCCGGGCACCCCAACATCGTGCCGGTGTACAGCGCCGACACCACCGCCGACGGTGTGCCGTACCTCGTCATGCTGTTCTGCGAGCACGGCTCGCTCGCCGAGCGGCTGGACCGGCAGGGGCCGATGAGCGTGCCCGCCGTCCTGGACCTCGGCGTGCGGATGTGCGGCGCGCTGCAGACCGCCCACGACGCGGGACTGCTGCACCGCGACATCAAGCCGGGCAACATCCTGTTCGACGCCTACGACGTCCCGCAGCTCGCCGACTTCGGCCAGGCCCGGCTCGCCGACGCGAACCTGACCAAGACCGGGGACGTCGTCGCCACCCCGGGCTACGCGGCGCCCGAGGTGCTCATCGGCGAGCGCGCCACGGTCCGCTCGGACGTGTACTCGCTGGCCACCACCCTGATGGCGGCGCTGCTCGGGCACGGGCCGTTCAGCCGCGACAGCGACGAGAACGTCGCCGCCGTGCTGCTGCGGGTGCTGCAGGACCCGCCCCCGGACCTGCGCCCGATCGGCGTCCCGCCGCAGGTCGCCGCCGAGCTGGAGCGGGCGATGGACAAGACGCCGGGGCGGCGGCCGATGAGCGCCGGTGAGCTGGGCCGTCACCTGCAGCAGGCGCAGGGCGCTCTCGGCCTGGCGCAGACCCCGATGATCATCGCGGGCGGCACCGGCGCGTCTCCCGGGTACGCCGTCGCGGCCGGCCTGGGCGAGGACCGCACGCGGGTCGTCGGCCGCGCGCCCGGCGGCGGCACCGCCGCACTGGCCGGGGCCGGCCCCGGCACGGGTGCTCGGCCCGCACCCGGCAGCAAGCGCCGGACGCGGGTGTGGATCGCGGTGGGCGTGGTGGTCCTGCTGCTCGCGGTGGCCGGCGTGTGGATCGCCACGCAGCTCACCGACTCACGCACGCCGACCAACCCCAAGGCGGCGAGCGAGCTGCTGATCGGCTCCGGCGACTACGGACCCGGCGACTGGCAGGCGACCGAGGACCTGAACCTGCTCGGCAGCGTGTTCGGCACGCTGCCGACGTCGAGCGAGGACGCCGACCTCGCCTCGCCGTCCTCGCTGATGACCTGCCTGGGCCTCGACCCGGGGACGGAGGTCGTCTCCTCGAAGGCGTCCGCGCAGTACGTCGACAGCAGCGCCACGGACGTCGACACCGAGCAGGACACCGCCACGAAGTACCGCTACGCCCGGTCGCTGGCGGTCGTGACCACGTCGGCGAGCACCGCGCAGCGCTACGTGACCGCGTTCGCCAGCCCCCAGTTCGACACCTGCCTCGACGAGGTCAGCACCCTCGGCATCTCGGTGGGGCAGGAGCAGCCGCTGTACAGCTCGCAGGCGAAGATCAGCGTGCCCGGCTACCAGCCCGACCTGCCCGACGGGGCGCACTTCCAGGCCCGCCAGATCGAGGTGCCGCTGCAGAAGGCCGCGGACAGCACCGGCAGCTCGAGCGGCAAGACCAAGCAGGAGGGCACCCGGTACGTCACGGTGCTGGCCATGTCGGCCGGCACGTCGCTGGAGTACGTCGTCATGCAGGGCAGCCGGAACGACCTCGGCGAGGAGATGATGGACGCGGTCGTCGCCCGCTTCCTGGACCTCGCGACCGCCTGAGCGCCGCACGGCCGCCCCGGCTCGCCGCCCGGCGGCTTGACCGCGGCCCGGCGGCCGCATAGACAGGACCGATGCCGGTCGTGTCCCAGCTTCGAGAGTCCCTGCCCGCCGAGATCGTCATCGACGATCCCGACGTCCTCGCGACCTACGCCCAGGACCACGGCGCGTGGGCGCGCGTCGGGAAGCCGGCCTGCGTCGTCCGAGCCCGCGGCACGGCCGACGTGCAGGCGGTCGTCCGCGCCTGCATCGCGACCGGGACCCCGGTCGTCGCGCGCGGCGCCGGCACCGGGCTCTCCGGCGGCGCGAACGCGACCGACGGCTGCGTCGTCCTGTCCCTCGACCGGCTCGATCGCGTGCTGGCCATCGACCCCGTCGAACGGATCGCCGTCGTCCAGCCCGGGGTCGTCAACAACGATCTGCGTGCCGCGGTCGCCGAGCACGGGCTGTGGTACCCGCCGGATCCGGCCAGCGCCGCCTGGTCGACCATCGGCGGCAACGTCGCGACGAATGCCGGCGGGCTGTGCTGTGTGAAGTACGGCGTGACCCGCGAGTACGTGCTCGGCATGGAGGTCGTGAACGGCCTCGGCGAGATCGTCCGCCTCGGCCGGCGGACGGCCAAGGGCGTCGCCGGCTACGACCTGACCGCGCTGCTGGTCGGCTCCGAGGGCACCCTCGGCATCGTCACGGAGGTGACCCTCCGGCTGCTGCCGGCGCGGCTGCCGGAGATCACCGTCGCGGCCCAGTTCGACACGCTCGGCCAGGCCGCCGACGCGATCACCGGCGTGGCGCGCGCCGGCATCGTCCCGTCGGTCCTCGAGCTGCTCGATGCCGCCACCTTGAAGGCGGTCGACGACTGGAAGAACCTCGGCGTCTCGGCCGAGGGCAACTACATGCTGCTGGCGAACACCGACGTCCCGGGGGAGTCCGGCCAGCGCGAGGCGGCCGCGATGCAGCGGGTGTTCGACGACGCCGGGGCGGGCTTCAGCGCGATCGCCGGTGACCAGGAGGAGGTCGACGCGCTGTTCGCGGCCCGCCGGCTTGCCTACTTCGCGCTCGAGCGGCACGGGCCGGTGATCACCGAGGACGTCTGCGTGCCCAAGGCGAAGGTGCCCGCGATGATCCGCCGGCTGGAGGAGATCTCCGCCGAGCACGACGTGTACATCGCGACGCTCGCGCACGCCGGCGACGGCAACCTGCACCCGTGCATGCCGATGCCGCCGGACGCCGGGGAGGACCTGCAGAAGCGCGCGCTCGCGGCATTCGACGACATCATCGACGCGGCCATCGAGCTCGGCGGGACGGTCACCGGCGAGCACGGCGTCGGGCTGCTGAAGATGGCCGGCCTGGCCAAGGAGCTTGGCCCGGAGGTGATCGCGATGCACCGCGCGGTGAAGGCGGCTCTCGACCCGCACGGCATCCTCAACCCCGGCAAGATCTTCACCTGAGGACTGTGCAGGTTCTCACGACTCCCTGGCGGCGCGGCCGCCCGCCGCGCGCGGTATTTTCTACGGAACCGAATTCGATTCGATTCCATCCTCACCGCGGAGGCAGCGCATGGCTCGCTTGGCCCAGACCCCTGGCTTGACCGACATCCAGCAGGAGATCGTCAGCACCGTCCGGCAGTTCGTGGACAAGGAGATCATCCCGGCAGCCCAGGAGCTCGAGCACAAGGACGAGTACCCCGAGCAGATCCTCGAGGGCATGAAGGAGATGGGCCTGTTTGGCCTGATGATCCCCGAGGAGTACGGCGGCCTGGGCGAGTCCCTGCTCACCTACGTGCTGTGCGTCGAGGAGCTCGCCCGCGGCTGGATGAGCGTCTCGGGCATCATCAACACGCACTTCATCGTCGCGTACCTCATCAAGCAGCACGGCACGCAGGAGCAGAAGGACCACTACCTGCCGAAGATGGCGACCGGCGACGTCCGCGGCGCCTTCTCGATGTCCGAGCCCGGGTGCGGCTCCGACGTCTCGGCGATCACCACCAAGGCGGTCCGGGACGGCGACGAGTGGACGATCAACGGCCAGAAGATGTGGCTGACCAACGGCGCCTACTCCTCGGTCGTCGCGACGCTGGTCAAGACCGACACCGGCAGTGACTCGGTCTACAAGAACATGAGCACCTTCCTGCTGGAGAAGGACCCCGGCTTCACGACCACCGGCGGGCTGACCATCCCCGGCAAGATCGACAAGATGGGCTACAAGGGCGTCGAGACCACCGAGATGATTCTCGAGAACCACAAGGTCCCGACGTCCACCGTGCTCGGCGGCGAGGAAGGCATCGGCCAGGGCTTCTACAAGATGATGGACGGCATCGAGGTCGGCCGCGTCAACGTCGCAGCTCGCGGCTGCGGCGTCGCGATCCGCGCGTTCGAGCTGGCGATCAAGTACGCCCAGGAGCGCGAGACCTTCGGCAAGCCGATCTTCCAGCACCAGGCGATCGCCTTCAAGCTGGCCGAGATGGCCACCGACGTCGAGGTCGCGCACGCCATGATGGTCAACGCGGCGCGGCTCAAGGACGCCGGCACCCGCAACGACATCGAGGCCGGCATGGCCAAGATGGTGGCCTCCGAGGCCGCCGCCCGCGTCACGACCGACTCGTTCAAGAT
The Cumulibacter manganitolerans genome window above contains:
- a CDS encoding O-methyltransferase, with protein sequence MTNAASRTYAESFVTEHPVTASARQRADELGVEPVSTGAGAALRLLAAAIDARAVVEVGTGTGVSGLWLLEGMHPEGVLTTVDTEIEHQRAAKRAFTEAGIASSRARVITGAARNVLPRLTDGAYDLVFIDADPADYAELLDEALRLLRYGGIVVFDDALHKDRVADPSARDGESVALRDLGKLVREHDFLTPAVLPLGEGLLAAVHRPE
- the sigE gene encoding RNA polymerase sigma factor SigE; the encoded protein is MTQPTAPAPVAHSAAEGEWVAPSWDQIVREHSARVYRLAYRLSGNQQDAEDLTQETFIRVFRSLASYQPGTFEGWMHRITTNLFLDMARRRQRIRFDNLSDEAERLPGTHADPVSTFDHNNIDADVQAALADLPPDFRAAVVLCDIEGLSYEEIATTLGIKLGTVRSRIHRGRLQLREALAHRSPDAVRAGGAE
- a CDS encoding zf-HC2 domain-containing protein yields the protein MKHSETHLSTEAISAYVDGELTDPARGRAARHVQSCFECAYAVGVQQQAKESLRQDNGEVPVPSTLLSRLGQIPFSADLGPGSLDEVGLYADEAGRFQFRVAAPADSQETTRTTFAGRKGRSFRSGAAAVALVSVVATPIGAQQSGHAGARGHQMQVGNVLPRHTDQAQAPLAR
- a CDS encoding S1C family serine protease, which gives rise to MSRLPAEDHAPYARPVGVPDGFARDDRPAPRMPAPQPAPPSPGEQQAFGRPDGTSGGFVRRPGTPPQPRPAPTPPPAVAQAFGRPPGTTGGFWAQRPPFQDRRYTQAEPPVPYQRAFGRPAGSATDLQRAPGATPYQGGELPARTWWEEAPRDPWRDPAADAALAPAPPLADGHDPAADGAVELDKKRRRRIRLGDVPVRIAATLAVVALLLGVAGGMAGYFLGKAASQTVLTKAQPQYNDVDNSKKPSTVGEIANKVSPSVVSIEVRVGNSGGTGSGVVVEADGYILTNNHVISMAATDQSGQAKISVYFVDGSISPATIVGRDPKADLAVIKVDKPGLVPVDIGKSQNVHVGDEVVAFGSPLGLAGTVTSGIVSALDRPMHLSGEGADSDAYVLAVQTDASINPGNSGGALVDSQGALIGINSAIASFSSGSGQAGSIGLGFAIPVDYAMSVADALIKGEKPQHGSLGINAQSVSDGTTDGVLVVRADAGSPAAKAGIKEKDVIIEAAGVRVGSVEDVNAVAYTHKPGEKVTLKVISGGSEKTVEVTLGSA
- a CDS encoding HpcH/HpaI aldolase/citrate lyase family protein encodes the protein MRSAKDFFKPLAVGAPQPIREVPARPSRAVHFFDPSNEKMAAKIPAMVGTVDVLLGNLEDAVKADNKEAARMGLVKIGKSVDFGENTQLWTRLNSLDSPWFHDDITTLVAEIGDKLDVVMIPKVEGAEDIHFVDRLLAQLEAKAGLKKPLLVHAILETARGMANVEEICAASPRMQGLSLGPADLAADRRMKTTRVGGGHPGYLVRQDPVDGNIDGDRTIYQQDLWHYTIARMVDACAMNGIFPYYGPFGDIKDTVACEDQFRNAFLLGCVGAWSLHPVQIEIAKKVFSPTVEDVAHARRVVAAMGDGTGAVMLDGKMEDDASLKQCQVIVKLAEQLAALDPELAAKYATAGEDK
- a CDS encoding HpcH/HpaI aldolase/citrate lyase family protein, which gives rise to MPEQIYRPRRSVLYMPSANARALEKAKALPADAIIFDLEDAVAPDAKEAARDAACAAVTSGEYGNRELTIRINGMDTQWHDADLAAAAAAGPDGIVVPKVGSADEVRRLVAALEAAGAPEKTKLWAMVETPAAMLSCLGIATASDRLAVLVMGTNDLAKELHAAHVPGRAPLLTGLGLCLLAARAAGKVILDGVYNDVKDADGFAAECRQGQQLGFDGKTLIHPSQVEPCNAVFAPSQQEVAEAEEIVRVWDETLAAGKGVATVNGRMIENLHVDNARRVLDINAAIAGLQA
- a CDS encoding sec-independent translocase: MFSSLGWPEIAVLIIVALFIFGPERLPGAAKQAGEALRGLKKQVSGAKKQLKDEFGDSMPDFDRDILNPKAFVRKHLWDDDEAEAPAPRRVAATPAVQAPEPTGPARFDSEAT
- a CDS encoding Mrp/NBP35 family ATP-binding protein, whose amino-acid sequence is MTSVVDRAAVDAALATVNDPEIRRPITDIGMVKDVAITDDGRVDVGIYLTVAGCPMRDTITGDVTKAVAAVPGVTDVSIDFDVMNDEQRAELRKQLRGGQPEAVIPFAQPGSLTRVYAVASGKGGVGKSSVTVNLAVAMAQQGLRVGVVDADIYGHSVPRMLGVTTQPTQVDNMIMPPQANGVTVISVGMFTPGNAPVVWRGPMLHRALQQFLADVYWGDLDVLLLDLPPGTGDVAISIAQLLPSSELIIVTTPQVAAREVAERAGAIAGQTHQQIVGVIENMSAFPCPHCGDPIELFGSGGGQAVADSLTQTTGTRVPLLGQVPLDVRLREGGDDGKPLVLSDPTSGAGQALHDIATRLATRQRGLAGMSLGISPVRR